A section of the Centroberyx gerrardi isolate f3 chromosome 8, fCenGer3.hap1.cur.20231027, whole genome shotgun sequence genome encodes:
- the LOC144539639 gene encoding uncharacterized protein LOC144539639 has protein sequence MEALNNTTTLEYNTHGYANPYYDYSATLRVTAWIVTSIGLPLTLLAICALYSMVRDGQVAPIYVINLLVSDLIQLCFMVVRLEAPCIYFSGLMASVGFMVCVALERYLVIACPLWYHFRRNIKVSLVVSFMVWAFSLVLFILIYFMPFRFPFILFSISLLLPFPLLIFFLAGTLKALSVSISVPPEEKRRIVGVLVLVLLNYTLLFLPLIITCLAIESQTEPIHPNLCLIFVQFSPLVDLVLYVFMRKGAVDKLLACLCRCRMTSDEEQGQNPNPNPADDDTTERVSSV, from the exons ATGGAAGCTTTGAACAACACCACCACCTTAGAGTACAACACCCACGGTTATGCTAACCCCTACTATGACTACTCAGCCACCTTACGTGTGACGGCATGGATCGTCACCTCCATCGGCCTTCCTTTGACCTTGCTGGCCATCTGTGCTCTGTATTCCATG GTGCGAGATGGCCAAGTTGCTCCGATCTACGTCATCAACCTCCTCGTCTCCGACCTCATCCAGTTGTGCTTCATGGTCGTCCGGTTGGAAGCACCATG TATCTACTTCTCTGGGTTGATGGCCAGTGTTGGCTTCATGGTGTGTGTAGCCCTGGAAAG GTATTTGGTCATCGCCTGTCCACTGTGGTACCACTTCAGACGAAACATCAAGGTCTCTCTGGTGGTCTCCTTCATGGTCTGGGCCTTCTCCTTGGTCCTCTTCATTCTCATATATTTCATGCCTTTCAGGTTCCCATtcatcctcttctccatctccctcctcctccccttccccctgctCATCTTCTTCCTGGCTGGGACCCTCAAAGCTCTGtctgtttccatctctgtcCCCCCTGAGGAAAAACGGCGAATCGTGGGAGTCTTGGTTCTGGTGCTGCTTAACTACACGCTGCTGTTCCTGCCCCTGATCATTACATGCCTGGCGATAGAAAGTCAGACTGAACCCATTCATCCTAACCTGTGTCTTATCTTCGTCCAGTTCAGTCCTCTGGTGGACTTGGTTCTGTATGTTTTCATGAGGAAAGGAGCCGTAGACAAGCTGCTGGCCTGCCTGTGTCGGTGCAGGATGACCAGTGATGAAGAGCAGGGacagaaccctaaccctaaccccgcGGATGACGACACCACAGAGAGGGTCAGCTCCgtgtag